A stretch of [Clostridium] scindens DNA encodes these proteins:
- a CDS encoding NAD(P)H-dependent flavin oxidoreductase gives MEARPLKMGNIEAKVPLIQGGMGVGISLGRLAGAVAKEGGIGIISAAQIGFMEPDFDTNTKEANLRAIKKEYDKARAIAPDGIIGFNIMVAMRHYEEYVKAAIEAGADLIISGAGLPTDLPRIAGDSQTKLTPIVSTDKSAKVILKYWGRKYKRMPDLLVIEGPKAGGHLGFTKEQLESYDQAAYDAEVSVILDTVKSYEEEFHCQIPVALAGGIENKAQAEHAFSLGVDAIQAATRFVTTEECDAHIKYKEAYLNAKETDIVIVKSPVGMPGRAILNPFMEKVMAGEQIPHSSCHGCLHKCNPSEIPYCITDALVHAARGEVDDALLFCGAYAYKADHLETVKEVIDSLMPERV, from the coding sequence ATGGAAGCAAGACCATTGAAAATGGGGAATATAGAAGCAAAGGTTCCGTTGATACAAGGCGGCATGGGAGTGGGGATCAGCCTGGGCCGCCTCGCTGGAGCAGTTGCGAAAGAGGGCGGCATCGGGATCATCTCTGCCGCTCAGATTGGTTTTATGGAACCGGATTTTGATACGAATACCAAAGAAGCGAATCTAAGAGCCATAAAAAAGGAATACGACAAGGCAAGAGCGATCGCGCCGGATGGAATCATTGGATTCAATATCATGGTAGCCATGCGGCACTATGAAGAGTATGTAAAGGCGGCCATTGAAGCCGGGGCAGATCTCATCATATCCGGCGCGGGGCTTCCCACGGACCTGCCAAGAATCGCGGGCGACAGCCAGACGAAGCTGACCCCCATCGTCTCCACCGATAAGTCCGCCAAGGTGATCCTGAAGTACTGGGGCAGGAAATATAAGAGAATGCCGGATCTTCTGGTCATCGAAGGGCCGAAAGCCGGAGGGCACTTAGGCTTTACCAAAGAGCAGTTGGAATCCTATGACCAGGCAGCCTATGACGCGGAAGTCAGCGTTATCTTAGACACGGTGAAATCCTACGAAGAAGAGTTCCATTGCCAGATTCCGGTGGCGCTTGCCGGTGGGATCGAAAATAAGGCGCAGGCAGAGCATGCATTTTCGCTGGGAGTGGATGCCATACAGGCAGCCACCAGATTCGTAACCACAGAAGAGTGCGATGCACATATCAAGTACAAGGAAGCCTATCTGAACGCGAAAGAAACGGATATCGTCATCGTAAAAAGCCCGGTGGGAATGCCGGGCCGCGCGATCTTGAATCCATTTATGGAAAAAGTCATGGCAGGGGAGCAGATTCCTCACAGTTCCTGCCACGGCTGCCTCCACAAATGCAATCCCAGTGAGATTCCTTACTGCATTACGGATGCTCTCGTACATGCGGCCAGGGGAGAAGTGGATGACGCCCTTCTTTTCTGCGGTGCATACGCCTACAAGGCAGATCACCTGGAAACGGTAAAAGAAGTGATTGATTCTCTGATGCCGGAGAGGGTATAA
- a CDS encoding acetyl-CoA carboxylase carboxyltransferase subunit alpha — MKLDNMFKKTRLSSGRKNYISLSAAKPVVPEGLLRKCNKCGSAIIAEDVKKGYYICPKCGGYFRVHAYRRIEMVADEGTFEEWDQGLATRNPLDYKGYEEKLEVLKEKTGLDEAVITGKACIHGTEVALGVCDGRFLMASMGEVVGEKIARAVERATEEKLPMIIFACSGGARMQEGITSLMQMAKTSAALKRHSDAGLLYISVLTDPTTGGVTASFAMLGDVILAEPKALIGFAGPRVIEQTIGQKLPKGFQRSEFLLEHGFIDGIVERPQLRETLSQILKLHKNEAETAHEEASILQIGFIKKEAGEAQIEMEAEEADAALPNNKVANAWDRVQISRMKDRPVGSDYIEALFTDFIEFHGDRYYADDKAIIGGVARFHGKPVTVIAQAKGTNTKENIERNFGMPSPDGYRKALRLMKQAEKFARPVICFVDTPGAFCGLEAEERGQGEAIARNIYEMSGLKVPVLSVIIGEGGSGGALAMATADEVWMLENSIYSILSPEGFASILWKDSTMAKEAAGVMKLTAGDLKRLGIVEQVFPEPAHYTVQNLKKVITQLEREMERFLISYGKLSAEELTKHRYDRFRKM, encoded by the coding sequence ATGAAATTAGACAACATGTTTAAAAAGACCAGACTTTCTTCTGGCAGGAAAAATTATATTTCTTTGAGTGCTGCGAAGCCGGTAGTTCCGGAAGGGCTTCTGCGCAAATGTAATAAATGCGGCAGCGCCATTATTGCGGAGGATGTGAAAAAGGGCTATTATATCTGCCCCAAATGTGGAGGATATTTCCGTGTCCACGCATACCGCCGCATAGAGATGGTGGCAGATGAAGGCACGTTTGAAGAGTGGGATCAGGGGCTTGCCACCAGGAACCCGCTGGATTACAAAGGATACGAAGAGAAGCTGGAAGTACTTAAGGAAAAAACGGGTCTTGATGAGGCTGTCATTACAGGAAAAGCATGTATTCATGGAACTGAAGTTGCCCTTGGCGTCTGCGACGGACGTTTTCTCATGGCCAGCATGGGCGAAGTGGTGGGCGAGAAGATCGCCCGGGCGGTAGAAAGAGCCACCGAAGAAAAACTTCCGATGATCATCTTCGCATGCTCCGGGGGCGCCAGGATGCAGGAGGGAATCACGTCCCTGATGCAGATGGCCAAGACTTCCGCTGCCCTTAAGCGCCACAGCGACGCAGGGCTTCTCTATATCAGCGTGCTGACGGATCCTACCACCGGAGGCGTGACGGCCAGCTTCGCCATGCTGGGCGACGTGATACTGGCAGAGCCGAAGGCGCTGATTGGATTCGCAGGTCCCAGAGTCATCGAGCAGACCATCGGACAGAAACTGCCGAAGGGGTTCCAGCGTTCCGAGTTCCTTCTGGAGCACGGATTCATCGACGGAATCGTGGAGCGTCCGCAGTTAAGGGAGACGCTGTCCCAGATTCTGAAACTGCATAAGAATGAGGCTGAGACAGCGCATGAAGAAGCATCTATTCTTCAGATCGGATTTATTAAGAAAGAAGCCGGGGAAGCGCAGATAGAGATGGAGGCAGAGGAAGCAGACGCAGCCCTGCCGAACAACAAGGTGGCAAATGCCTGGGACCGGGTGCAGATTTCCCGTATGAAGGACCGTCCGGTAGGCAGCGACTATATCGAAGCACTGTTTACGGATTTCATAGAATTTCACGGAGACAGATATTATGCAGATGACAAGGCGATCATCGGCGGCGTGGCCAGATTCCACGGCAAGCCGGTGACGGTGATCGCCCAGGCCAAGGGAACCAACACCAAGGAGAATATCGAGCGTAATTTCGGAATGCCATCTCCGGACGGCTACCGCAAGGCGTTGAGGCTGATGAAGCAGGCGGAAAAATTCGCCCGTCCGGTCATCTGCTTTGTAGATACGCCAGGAGCGTTCTGCGGCCTGGAAGCAGAGGAGAGGGGCCAGGGAGAGGCCATTGCCAGAAACATCTATGAGATGTCAGGCTTAAAAGTCCCGGTACTTTCCGTGATTATCGGCGAAGGCGGGAGCGGCGGCGCCCTTGCCATGGCAACGGCAGACGAGGTATGGATGCTTGAGAACTCCATCTACTCCATTCTCTCGCCGGAAGGATTTGCCAGCATCCTGTGGAAGGACAGCACTATGGCAAAAGAGGCGGCAGGCGTGATGAAGCTGACGGCAGGAGACCTTAAGCGTCTGGGAATCGTGGAGCAGGTATTCCCGGAGCCGGCTCACTATACCGTGCAGAATCTAAAGAAGGTCATTACGCAGCTGGAGCGGGAGATGGAGCGGTTTTTAATTTCCTATGGAAAACTGTCAGCTGAAGAACTGACGAAGCATAGGTACGATAGATTTCGGAAGATGTAG
- a CDS encoding acetyl-CoA carboxylase biotin carboxylase subunit produces MIKKVLIANRGEIAVRIIRACREMGIETVAVYSEADREALHTKLADEAVCIGPAPSSESYLSMDRIISATIVTGADAIHPGFGFLSENAKFAELCEQCNITFIGPDSKVIARLGNKQEARNTMVAAGVPVIPGSKEPIYDAKEGARIADEVGYPVIVKAALGGGGKGMRVANTPEEFQQSFNTAQKETQMAFGDNTMYIEHFVQHPRHIEFQILADSYGNVIHLGERDCSIQRNHQKMIEESPSVALSEELRKKMGDAAVKAAKAAGYVNAGTIEFLLEKNGNFYFMEMNTRIQVEHPVTEWVTGIDLIKEQIRIASGKKLSYAQEDVHLSGHAIECRINAENPEKGFRPSPGTITDMYLPGGKGIRIDSAIYSGYTIPPYYDSMVAKLIVWAKNRNEAIRKMQSALGEIIIEGIDTNVDYQYEILNHPDYLSGDIDIEFIEKM; encoded by the coding sequence ATGATAAAGAAAGTATTAATTGCCAACCGGGGCGAGATTGCGGTGCGTATCATCCGTGCCTGCCGGGAAATGGGTATTGAGACGGTAGCGGTATATTCGGAGGCGGACCGGGAGGCCCTGCATACGAAACTGGCGGACGAGGCGGTCTGCATCGGGCCGGCACCATCAAGCGAGAGTTATCTCAGCATGGACCGCATCATCAGCGCGACCATCGTGACCGGCGCGGATGCCATACATCCGGGATTTGGGTTCCTGTCGGAGAATGCAAAATTCGCGGAGTTGTGCGAGCAGTGCAACATCACCTTTATCGGTCCGGATTCCAAGGTTATCGCAAGGCTTGGAAATAAGCAGGAAGCCAGGAATACCATGGTAGCCGCAGGGGTTCCGGTGATTCCCGGAAGCAAGGAGCCAATCTATGACGCGAAGGAAGGCGCCAGGATCGCGGATGAGGTGGGATATCCGGTCATCGTAAAGGCTGCCCTTGGCGGAGGCGGCAAAGGTATGCGTGTGGCCAATACGCCAGAAGAATTCCAGCAGAGTTTCAATACGGCTCAGAAGGAGACCCAGATGGCCTTTGGCGACAATACCATGTATATCGAGCATTTCGTCCAGCACCCAAGGCATATCGAGTTCCAGATTCTGGCGGATAGCTACGGCAACGTCATCCATCTTGGAGAGCGGGACTGCTCCATCCAGCGGAACCATCAGAAGATGATCGAAGAATCTCCGTCCGTCGCGCTGTCCGAGGAACTTCGTAAGAAGATGGGAGACGCGGCCGTCAAGGCGGCAAAGGCAGCGGGCTATGTAAATGCAGGAACCATAGAATTCCTTCTGGAGAAGAATGGGAACTTCTATTTTATGGAAATGAACACTCGGATCCAGGTAGAGCATCCGGTGACGGAATGGGTGACTGGGATCGATCTGATCAAGGAGCAGATACGTATCGCTTCGGGCAAGAAGTTATCTTACGCCCAGGAAGACGTGCATCTGAGCGGCCACGCCATCGAGTGCAGGATTAACGCGGAGAACCCGGAAAAGGGATTCCGCCCGTCCCCAGGCACCATAACGGATATGTATCTGCCGGGCGGCAAGGGAATCCGCATCGACTCGGCGATCTACAGCGGCTATACCATCCCGCCTTACTATGATTCCATGGTGGCGAAGCTGATCGTATGGGCCAAGAACCGCAATGAGGCCATCCGCAAGATGCAGAGCGCCCTTGGGGAGATCATTATTGAAGGAATAGATACCAACGTAGACTACCAGTATGAGATTCTGAACCACCCGGACTATCTCTCCGGGGATATTGACATTGAATTTATTGAGAAAATGTAA
- the fabZ gene encoding 3-hydroxyacyl-ACP dehydratase FabZ: MNHLDINQIKQIIPHRHPFLLIDYIEDYEPGQYAVGYKCVSYREEFFAGHFPQEPVMPGVLTVEALAQVGAVAILSMEANKGKIAYFGGINKCKFKGKIVPGDKVRLETKIIKQKGPVGVGEAIASVDGKTVVSAELTFMIG, encoded by the coding sequence ATGAACCATTTAGATATCAACCAGATCAAGCAGATCATCCCCCATCGCCACCCGTTCCTTCTCATCGACTACATCGAGGACTACGAGCCGGGGCAGTATGCCGTGGGGTATAAATGCGTATCATACCGCGAGGAGTTCTTCGCGGGCCATTTCCCGCAGGAGCCGGTGATGCCGGGCGTGCTGACGGTGGAGGCGCTGGCGCAGGTGGGCGCGGTCGCCATCTTGAGCATGGAGGCGAACAAGGGAAAGATCGCCTATTTCGGCGGCATCAACAAGTGCAAGTTCAAGGGAAAGATCGTGCCTGGCGACAAGGTTCGCCTGGAGACGAAGATCATCAAGCAGAAAGGCCCTGTGGGCGTGGGCGAGGCAATAGCAAGCGTGGACGGCAAGACGGTCGTAAGCGCAGAGTTGACATTTATGATTGGATAG
- the accB gene encoding acetyl-CoA carboxylase biotin carboxyl carrier protein, with product MEIENLIKIIDAVSESELTGLKYEEDDVKIHLTKKQGKVQVISAVPGGTEIPPAGIFGANAPAMDHSPAGIVTAGNTDAGQKPEGNIVESPLVGTFYAAPSEDADPFVSVGDTVKKGQTLAIVEAMKLMNEIESDYDGTIAEIFVENGQAVEYGQPLFRIG from the coding sequence ATGGAAATTGAGAATCTTATCAAAATAATCGATGCCGTATCAGAGTCAGAACTGACCGGATTGAAATATGAAGAAGATGACGTGAAGATTCATCTTACCAAGAAACAAGGAAAAGTACAGGTAATATCCGCAGTGCCAGGGGGAACAGAAATCCCTCCGGCAGGCATCTTTGGCGCGAATGCACCTGCCATGGATCATTCCCCGGCAGGCATAGTTACGGCAGGAAATACGGATGCCGGCCAAAAGCCAGAAGGAAACATTGTGGAATCCCCGCTGGTCGGCACCTTCTATGCAGCGCCGTCCGAAGACGCGGATCCATTCGTATCCGTAGGCGATACCGTGAAAAAAGGCCAGACCCTCGCAATCGTAGAAGCCATGAAGCTGATGAACGAAATCGAAAGCGACTATGACGGAACAATTGCGGAGATTTTCGTCGAGAACGGGCAAGCGGTAGAATACGGCCAGCCGCTGTTTCGCATTGGATAA
- the fabF gene encoding beta-ketoacyl-ACP synthase II produces MKRRVVVTGLGAITPIGNSVEEFWNGIKEGKVGIGEITRFDTTDYKVKLAAEVKDFVAKERMDFKAAKRMELFSQYAVAAAKEAYEDAGLEIEKEDAFRAGVIVGSGIGSLQTVEREYEKILTKGPSRVNPLMVPLMISNMAAGNISIQLGFKGKCTNVVTACASGTNCIGDAFRAIQYGDADIMVAGGTESCICPTGVAGFTSLTALSASQDPKRASIPFDKDRNGFVLGEGAGVVVLEELEHAKARGAKIYAELAGYGATGDAYHITSPAEDGSGAAKAMSLAIEEGQIKPSQVDYINAHGTSTHHNDLYETRAIKIALGEAAKDVVVNSTKSMIGHLLGAAGGVEFITCVKTIQEGFIHQTVGSEVADEECDLNYAIGAPVVKDVNYVLTNSLGFGGHNATLLVKKYEA; encoded by the coding sequence ATGAAAAGAAGAGTTGTTGTAACCGGACTTGGAGCAATTACGCCGATTGGCAATTCGGTGGAAGAGTTCTGGAATGGGATCAAAGAAGGAAAAGTTGGAATCGGAGAGATTACCAGATTCGATACCACAGATTATAAAGTAAAACTGGCAGCAGAGGTCAAAGACTTCGTGGCAAAAGAGCGGATGGACTTCAAAGCGGCAAAGCGGATGGAATTATTTTCCCAGTATGCGGTGGCTGCCGCAAAGGAAGCTTATGAAGACGCCGGACTTGAGATTGAAAAGGAAGACGCATTCCGTGCAGGAGTGATCGTGGGCTCTGGAATCGGAAGCCTGCAGACGGTGGAGCGGGAATACGAGAAGATTCTGACCAAGGGCCCTTCCCGCGTCAACCCGCTGATGGTGCCTCTGATGATATCCAACATGGCAGCCGGAAACATTTCCATCCAGCTGGGATTCAAGGGGAAATGCACCAATGTGGTGACCGCATGCGCATCCGGTACGAACTGTATTGGTGACGCATTCCGCGCTATTCAGTATGGAGATGCGGATATCATGGTGGCAGGCGGAACGGAAAGCTGCATCTGCCCTACCGGAGTGGCCGGATTCACAAGCCTGACCGCATTATCCGCCAGCCAGGATCCGAAGCGGGCCTCCATCCCATTTGACAAGGACAGGAACGGCTTCGTATTGGGCGAAGGCGCTGGCGTGGTGGTATTGGAAGAACTAGAACACGCAAAGGCCAGAGGCGCAAAAATATATGCGGAATTGGCAGGCTACGGGGCAACGGGAGATGCCTACCACATCACCTCCCCTGCGGAAGATGGAAGCGGGGCGGCCAAAGCCATGTCCCTTGCCATAGAAGAAGGCCAAATAAAGCCTTCCCAGGTAGACTATATCAACGCCCACGGAACCAGTACCCATCACAATGACCTGTACGAGACCAGAGCGATCAAGATCGCCCTTGGAGAAGCAGCCAAGGACGTGGTGGTCAACTCCACGAAATCCATGATCGGGCATCTGCTGGGAGCTGCAGGCGGAGTGGAATTCATTACCTGCGTCAAGACCATCCAGGAGGGATTCATCCACCAGACCGTAGGCAGTGAAGTAGCAGACGAAGAATGCGACCTGAACTATGCCATTGGCGCGCCAGTGGTAAAGGATGTGAACTATGTCCTGACCAATTCCCTGGGATTTGGCGGACACAACGCAACCCTGCTGGTTAAGAAATATGAAGCCTAG
- the fabG gene encoding 3-oxoacyl-[acyl-carrier-protein] reductase, whose amino-acid sequence MLEGKVAVITGASRGIGKAIACKLASMGATVIINYNGSKDKAEEVKAEIEGAQGKAAVYQCNISDYGKCESFIQEVIKTYGSIDILVNNAGITRDGLLMKMSEEDFDQVIDTNLKGAFNTIRFASRQMLRQRSGRIINMSSVVGVSGNAGQANYAASKAGVIGLTKAAARELASRGITVNAIAPGFIDTDMTEVLPDKVKEACVSQIPLGTFGKPEQVAQAVAFLASEDASYITGQVLHVDGGMAM is encoded by the coding sequence ATGTTAGAAGGAAAAGTGGCAGTGATAACAGGGGCTTCCCGGGGGATTGGAAAAGCGATCGCATGTAAGCTTGCCTCTATGGGGGCGACCGTTATCATTAACTATAATGGCTCCAAAGACAAGGCAGAAGAAGTGAAGGCAGAGATTGAAGGCGCGCAGGGAAAGGCCGCAGTATACCAGTGCAATATTTCCGATTATGGGAAATGCGAGTCATTTATCCAGGAGGTTATCAAGACTTATGGAAGCATTGATATCCTGGTTAACAATGCGGGAATTACGAGGGATGGCCTTCTGATGAAGATGTCGGAGGAGGATTTCGACCAAGTGATTGACACCAACTTAAAAGGCGCGTTTAACACCATCCGTTTTGCGTCCCGCCAGATGCTCAGACAAAGAAGCGGGCGCATCATCAACATGTCCTCCGTCGTGGGCGTAAGCGGAAATGCGGGCCAGGCAAACTATGCTGCATCCAAGGCCGGCGTAATCGGCCTTACCAAAGCGGCTGCCAGGGAACTGGCTTCCCGTGGCATTACGGTAAATGCCATCGCGCCGGGATTCATTGACACGGACATGACGGAAGTACTTCCGGATAAGGTAAAAGAGGCCTGCGTAAGCCAGATTCCTCTTGGAACATTCGGAAAGCCTGAGCAGGTAGCGCAGGCAGTGGCATTCCTGGCATCGGAAGATGCAAGCTATATCACAGGACAGGTGCTTCACGTAGACGGCGGCATGGCAATGTAA
- the fabD gene encoding ACP S-malonyltransferase — protein MSKIAFIYPGQGAQKAGMGADFYENSAIAGKMFDKAGEVLQLDMKALCFEENDKLDVTEYTQAALVTTCLAMTRVAEDKGLKPDITAGLSLGEYCAIAAAGGMDDMDAIRLVRKRGILMQNTVPAGEGAMCAVMAMDASAIEKVIETIDGVTIANYNCPGQIVITGRTEAVGIAAEKLKEAGAKRAIMLNVSGPFHSPLLKKAGEELAEELKNTALHTLQIPYVTNVTAEKVDDISATRELLAEQVSSPVRWMQSMENMIADGVDTFVEIGPGRTLAGFMKKINRDVKVYNISAWEDIEKVVGELC, from the coding sequence ATGAGTAAGATCGCATTTATCTATCCGGGCCAGGGCGCCCAGAAAGCCGGCATGGGCGCGGATTTTTATGAGAACAGCGCGATTGCCGGCAAGATGTTTGACAAGGCGGGGGAAGTCCTTCAACTGGATATGAAGGCGCTCTGCTTTGAGGAAAATGATAAGCTTGACGTTACAGAATATACGCAGGCAGCACTGGTCACCACCTGCCTTGCCATGACGAGGGTCGCAGAAGACAAAGGGCTTAAGCCGGATATCACGGCAGGACTCAGCCTTGGCGAGTACTGCGCGATTGCGGCCGCAGGCGGGATGGACGATATGGATGCCATTCGGCTGGTGCGAAAGAGAGGCATCCTGATGCAAAATACCGTGCCAGCAGGCGAGGGAGCCATGTGCGCGGTGATGGCAATGGATGCGTCAGCCATTGAAAAGGTAATTGAAACGATCGACGGCGTGACCATTGCGAATTATAACTGCCCGGGCCAGATTGTAATCACAGGCCGCACAGAGGCGGTTGGCATAGCGGCAGAGAAGTTGAAAGAAGCAGGCGCAAAACGCGCGATCATGCTGAATGTCAGCGGGCCATTTCATTCCCCGCTTCTTAAGAAGGCCGGAGAAGAACTGGCGGAAGAACTTAAGAATACTGCATTACATACGCTTCAGATTCCGTATGTAACGAATGTGACGGCTGAGAAAGTAGACGACATTTCCGCGACCCGGGAACTTCTGGCAGAACAGGTCAGTTCTCCGGTGCGCTGGATGCAGAGCATGGAGAACATGATCGCAGATGGCGTGGACACCTTTGTGGAAATAGGGCCAGGCCGCACGCTGGCAGGATTTATGAAGAAAATTAACCGTGATGTGAAAGTCTATAACATTTCCGCATGGGAGGATATAGAGAAAGTAGTAGGTGAATTATGTTAG
- the fabK gene encoding enoyl-[acyl-carrier-protein] reductase FabK, translating to MQTEVTKLLGIEYPIIQGGMAWVAEYHLAAGVSNAGGLGLIGAASAPADWVREQVREAKKLTDKPFGVNIMLMSPYADEVAKVIVEEGVKVVTTGAGNPEKYMKMWKDAGVKVIPVVASVALAKRMERCGADALVAEGCEAGGHIGENTTMVLVPQIVDAVSIPVIAAGGIADGRGIAAAFMLGAKGVQMGTHFVVTDESQVHDNYKERIIKAKDIDSRVTGRTTGHPVRALRNEMTKKYMELENKGASFEELEHLTLGGLRKAVVDGDVKNGSVMAGQIAGMVKERMSCKELIGKLVEETDAMIKGAGFYE from the coding sequence ATGCAGACAGAAGTAACCAAATTATTAGGAATCGAATATCCGATCATTCAGGGCGGCATGGCATGGGTTGCCGAATATCATCTGGCGGCAGGCGTATCAAACGCTGGCGGCCTTGGCCTTATCGGCGCGGCGAGCGCGCCTGCTGACTGGGTAAGAGAGCAGGTTCGTGAAGCAAAGAAGCTGACAGATAAGCCATTTGGCGTAAACATCATGCTTATGAGTCCTTACGCGGATGAGGTGGCAAAGGTTATCGTAGAAGAAGGCGTCAAAGTGGTGACGACCGGAGCCGGCAATCCTGAGAAATACATGAAAATGTGGAAAGATGCGGGAGTAAAAGTGATTCCCGTGGTTGCTTCTGTCGCCCTCGCCAAACGTATGGAGCGCTGCGGAGCAGATGCTCTTGTAGCGGAAGGCTGCGAGGCAGGCGGGCATATTGGTGAGAATACCACCATGGTACTGGTACCGCAGATCGTGGACGCGGTAAGCATTCCGGTGATCGCCGCAGGCGGGATCGCGGATGGACGCGGAATTGCGGCGGCATTCATGCTGGGCGCAAAGGGAGTGCAGATGGGCACCCATTTCGTAGTAACAGATGAATCACAGGTTCATGACAACTACAAAGAACGAATTATAAAGGCGAAGGATATTGATTCCAGAGTAACAGGAAGAACCACAGGACATCCGGTCCGTGCCCTTCGCAATGAAATGACGAAGAAATATATGGAACTTGAAAATAAGGGCGCAAGCTTTGAAGAATTAGAACATCTTACGCTTGGCGGACTTCGCAAGGCCGTCGTGGACGGTGACGTGAAGAACGGAAGCGTGATGGCAGGGCAGATTGCAGGCATGGTTAAGGAAAGAATGTCCTGTAAGGAACTGATTGGCAAATTAGTGGAAGAGACGGATGCAATGATTAAAGGAGCAGGTTTTTATGAGTAA
- the acpP gene encoding acyl carrier protein — protein sequence MLDKIKEMVAENLGVDAATITEESSFKDDLGADSLDLFELVMALEEEFGIEIPTEDLEQIATVGDVIKYINNHKE from the coding sequence ATGTTAGACAAAATCAAAGAAATGGTAGCAGAAAATTTAGGAGTAGACGCAGCGACAATTACAGAGGAATCTTCCTTTAAAGATGATCTGGGCGCAGATTCCCTGGACTTGTTTGAATTAGTCATGGCGTTGGAAGAAGAATTTGGAATCGAGATTCCGACGGAAGATCTGGAACAGATTGCGACAGTAGGAGACGTTATCAAATACATCAACAATCACAAAGAATAA
- a CDS encoding beta-ketoacyl-ACP synthase III — protein sequence MTGIIYGTGACTPSYIMDNNDIAKLVETSDEWIQERTGVAKRHIITEETTVSMAVQAGRRALENAGISPEEVDLILVATISSNVVLPCTACQVQKELGAIHATCFDLGGAACTGFVLAYNTATAYLAGGVYKTALVIGSESLSNLTNWKDRGTCILFGDGAGAAVVKAGEDRYYLPVTHSEGSKGDALTCKSRYQGNGLTSEINLEEMVDDEHFMQMDGQAVFKFAVKKVPEVIREVLEANEIEQEDVDYYILHQANQRIVEAVAKRLKEPIEKFPMNLREYGNTSSASIPILLDELNRKGILKSGQKIVMAGFGAGLTWGASILDWK from the coding sequence ATGACTGGAATAATATATGGCACGGGGGCATGTACGCCATCGTACATAATGGACAACAACGATATTGCCAAACTGGTGGAGACTAGCGACGAATGGATACAGGAGCGGACCGGGGTCGCGAAGCGGCACATCATTACAGAGGAGACGACGGTATCCATGGCTGTGCAGGCCGGGCGCCGGGCGCTTGAGAATGCGGGCATCTCCCCGGAGGAGGTGGATCTGATTCTGGTGGCGACCATTTCATCGAATGTGGTTCTCCCTTGTACCGCATGCCAGGTGCAAAAAGAACTGGGCGCCATCCACGCTACCTGCTTTGACCTGGGCGGGGCGGCATGCACGGGGTTCGTGCTTGCTTATAATACGGCAACGGCCTATCTCGCAGGCGGGGTATATAAGACTGCGCTGGTGATTGGAAGCGAGAGCCTGTCCAACCTGACCAACTGGAAGGACCGGGGAACCTGCATCCTGTTTGGAGACGGAGCCGGAGCCGCCGTAGTAAAGGCGGGGGAGGACAGATATTATCTTCCGGTGACCCATTCGGAAGGGAGCAAGGGAGACGCGCTTACTTGCAAGAGCAGATATCAGGGCAATGGCCTGACTTCTGAGATCAATCTGGAAGAAATGGTAGACGATGAGCATTTTATGCAGATGGATGGCCAGGCGGTATTCAAGTTCGCCGTCAAGAAGGTGCCGGAAGTCATCCGGGAAGTGCTGGAAGCAAATGAAATAGAGCAGGAGGATGTGGATTACTACATTCTTCACCAGGCCAACCAAAGAATCGTGGAAGCCGTGGCAAAACGGCTGAAGGAGCCGATTGAGAAGTTCCCCATGAATCTTCGAGAATACGGCAATACCTCATCCGCCAGCATACCGATCCTTCTGGATGAATTGAATCGAAAAGGAATCCTGAAGTCAGGCCAGAAGATCGTGATGGCAGGATTCGGCGCGGGGCTTACCTGGGGCGCAAGCATTCTTGACTGGAAATAA